Genomic segment of Leptospira perdikensis:
TCGTCAGATCTACCTGCTTGGATTCGAAACAACTTTAAATGCTCAGTAGGTACTGTTTCCGGATCCAATTATGTATTCCGATCACAAAATATCCCAAATAACAAAAGTTTTTATTTTGGTTCTACCTCTCCAATGTATGTGGCACTTGCTGGTGGACAAAAATCTGCAGGAAACAATCAAATTGCTTCTCAGTGTTTGGTATATACCATCCCTAGTGCACCTGCTGCCAAGTCAGGTACTTTAGTGGGAACTCAAAGTGGTTATGCTTCTGTTGGGATTACTGTGAATGGACTTGCCATTTTTAACAACGCAGCAGCTGCCCCTGATACACTCGCAACGGAAGCACAAACATTTGATACATTCAACGGTCACCCACAAAGTTCAGGCGTTTACCACCACCACTCCCAACCACTCAATGTAACGAATAACGACTCCAAGTTGATTGGAGTATTGCTCGATGGATTTCCAGTGTATGGTTTAAATTGTGATAATGCGACAACTAACACTGGGGATGATGGTGCTCCAGGAACCGTTGGGCCAGCACTTGATGCTTACCATGGTCATACAGCAAACACAGTACTTTTCCCAAGTGGAATCTATCATTACCATTTTGCATATGATAGTACGGCCACAATCAATACACTCATTGGTTCTTCTTTCCGTGGAACTCCAGGAACAGTTTCAAACTAGTTAAAAATTGTTCCAAGCCATCTCTTTTCTTTTTGGTTTATGGTTATTTATCTCCTGTTCCCCCCTCCGGGTGGAAGCAGGAGATCCAGGTCTTAGCGAAGATTCAAACCACTTCCTTCTTTACCAAGGAAATCGACTCAATGGAATTTTTGTCCAAACCAATCCCACCCTTTTAGAAGTTTATGAAACAGAATACTAC
This window contains:
- a CDS encoding YHYH protein produces the protein MELLQIRTLVLLLVFGTTLTQCKPKSDSDEETLLLLAVAASKICVNNSYTGTTVVNSTATLDTNTDCITGMTSSMSSDLPAWIRNNFKCSVGTVSGSNYVFRSQNIPNNKSFYFGSTSPMYVALAGGQKSAGNNQIASQCLVYTIPSAPAAKSGTLVGTQSGYASVGITVNGLAIFNNAAAAPDTLATEAQTFDTFNGHPQSSGVYHHHSQPLNVTNNDSKLIGVLLDGFPVYGLNCDNATTNTGDDGAPGTVGPALDAYHGHTANTVLFPSGIYHYHFAYDSTATINTLIGSSFRGTPGTVSN